A genome region from Bordetella genomosp. 10 includes the following:
- a CDS encoding TetR/AcrR family transcriptional regulator, whose translation MTKRMSREESQAATRCKLLAAASKLFARDGYAAASVDRIAAAAGFSKGAFYSNFESKEQIFLEILEAHGDASLGALLSALDGAGDAKAAIEAVAAWADATARTGNWSLLVLEHQRYAKPGKRFEKTQEAVFRFHWRRLGERLAAYAPGRGADAEMLGAVVFELTHAPAMTFVRSPSAGDLVRYALSAALLPDRHHL comes from the coding sequence ATGACGAAACGCATGTCACGGGAGGAGAGCCAGGCGGCGACCCGATGTAAGCTGCTGGCCGCGGCCAGCAAGCTGTTCGCGCGCGACGGCTATGCCGCGGCCTCGGTGGACCGCATCGCGGCCGCGGCGGGCTTCAGCAAGGGCGCGTTCTACTCGAACTTCGAGAGCAAGGAACAGATCTTCCTGGAGATACTGGAAGCCCACGGCGATGCCAGCCTGGGCGCGCTGTTGAGCGCCCTGGACGGCGCCGGCGATGCGAAGGCGGCGATCGAGGCCGTGGCCGCATGGGCCGACGCCACGGCGCGGACGGGGAACTGGTCGCTGCTGGTGCTGGAGCACCAACGCTACGCCAAGCCGGGCAAGCGTTTCGAAAAGACCCAGGAGGCGGTCTTCCGCTTCCATTGGCGGCGCCTGGGCGAGCGCCTGGCCGCCTACGCGCCGGGCCGCGGCGCCGACGCGGAAATGCTGGGCGCCGTCGTGTTCGAATTGACGCACGCCCCGGCCATGACCTTCGTGCGGTCCCCCTCGGCGGGGGACCTGGTGCGTTATGCGCTGAGCGCGGCGCTATTGCCGGACCGTCACCACTTGTAG
- a CDS encoding TonB-dependent siderophore receptor → MPFRPQPAATEIAPPQRPRRAHESHAAGTPTAARRTAFALRPAALALRAALLAGGTLLAAGLAAQPAAAQSPAAAAAARSYRIAPGTLDQVLNRYAAAAGVELSVDAALTKGKTSPGLNGRYTVDEGFDRLTQGQGLRVLRGERGVYTLRAAPPQGAATTLPAVEVRGTAVENPWGPVDGYVATRSATASKTDASLLETPQSVSVITKEQVRDQGAKTIGAALRYTPGVVAEEYGGGEIRVDQYMLRGFSGSMPYLDGLSTAGLYTLLSNSVEPYGLERIEVLRGPSSVMYGQNIPGGLLSLVSKRPTETPLHELEVQGGNWDRRQVAGDFSGPLNDSGTLLYRVTGLFRDGGTQVHDVDSQRTYIAPSLTWKPDADTSFTLLTHYQHDKEGFGGQYLPAEGTLYGSPIYGRLSSRLFIGEPDLNRFEREEYSVGYAFEHRFNSTWTVRQNLRYSHANVNQAQTVGAGVEEGTALLDRMASQSHAWIDNVTVDSQIQADFATGALRHTALAGLEYSNSHDRWYEKDGEASPLDLLNPVYGQPYTMPPVDFATDDKVRQLGLYAQDQLRWGRWTLTGGVRHDWADTSSKDLLSGTATPQHDEKTTAKGGLVYRFDNGVAPYLSYSESFLPNVGANFSNTPYKPSTGKQYEVGVKYQPAGYNSFMMVSAYDLTQRNMLTTDPDHPNFSVQTGEVRVKGIELSGTADLTQGWKVVGAYTYMSPKITRNNDGTVGNQPQDVPRHMASLWLDKTLQEGPLQGVGLGVGVRYIGSRYGDNQNSLAIPAVTLTDAALHYERRNWRFAINATNLFDKEYVGSCEGSADACLYGFRRSVMATVAYKW, encoded by the coding sequence ATGCCCTTCCGCCCGCAACCCGCCGCCACCGAAATCGCACCGCCGCAACGGCCCCGCCGCGCTCATGAATCCCACGCCGCCGGGACGCCCACCGCCGCCCGACGCACCGCCTTCGCCCTGCGGCCGGCCGCGCTTGCCTTGCGCGCCGCCTTGCTGGCCGGCGGAACGCTGCTTGCCGCCGGCCTGGCCGCCCAGCCCGCCGCCGCGCAATCGCCAGCCGCCGCGGCGGCCGCGCGCAGCTACCGCATCGCGCCCGGCACGCTGGACCAGGTGCTCAACCGCTACGCCGCCGCCGCGGGCGTCGAGCTCTCCGTCGACGCCGCCCTGACGAAGGGCAAGACCAGTCCCGGCCTGAACGGCCGCTACACCGTGGACGAAGGCTTCGACCGGCTGACGCAGGGCCAGGGCCTGCGGGTCCTGCGCGGCGAACGCGGCGTCTACACCCTGCGCGCGGCCCCGCCCCAAGGCGCTGCGACCACCCTGCCCGCCGTCGAGGTGCGCGGAACCGCGGTGGAAAATCCCTGGGGACCGGTCGACGGCTACGTCGCCACCCGCAGCGCCACGGCCAGCAAGACCGACGCCTCGCTGCTGGAAACGCCCCAGTCGGTGTCCGTCATCACCAAGGAACAGGTGCGCGACCAGGGCGCCAAGACCATAGGCGCGGCCCTGCGCTACACGCCGGGCGTCGTCGCCGAGGAATACGGCGGCGGCGAAATACGCGTCGACCAGTACATGCTGCGCGGCTTCTCCGGCAGCATGCCCTACCTCGACGGCCTGAGCACCGCCGGCCTCTACACCCTGCTGTCGAACAGCGTCGAACCCTACGGCCTGGAACGCATCGAAGTCCTGCGCGGGCCGTCCTCGGTGATGTACGGCCAGAACATCCCGGGCGGCCTGCTCTCGCTGGTCAGCAAGCGCCCCACCGAAACCCCGCTGCACGAACTGGAAGTCCAGGGCGGCAACTGGGACCGCCGCCAGGTCGCGGGCGACTTCAGCGGCCCGCTCAACGACAGCGGCACCCTGCTCTATCGCGTGACGGGGCTGTTCCGCGACGGCGGCACCCAGGTCCACGACGTTGACAGCCAGCGCACCTACATCGCGCCCTCGCTGACCTGGAAGCCGGACGCCGACACCAGCTTCACGCTGCTGACCCACTACCAGCACGACAAGGAAGGCTTCGGCGGCCAATACCTGCCGGCCGAGGGCACGCTCTACGGCAGCCCCATCTATGGCCGCCTGTCCTCGCGCCTGTTCATCGGCGAGCCGGACCTGAACCGCTTCGAGCGCGAGGAATACAGCGTCGGCTATGCCTTCGAGCACCGCTTCAACTCGACCTGGACCGTGCGCCAGAACCTGCGCTACAGCCACGCCAACGTCAACCAGGCGCAGACGGTGGGCGCCGGCGTGGAAGAAGGCACCGCGCTGCTGGACCGCATGGCCTCGCAGTCCCACGCCTGGATCGACAACGTCACCGTGGACTCGCAGATCCAGGCGGATTTCGCCACGGGCGCGCTGCGCCATACGGCGCTGGCCGGCCTGGAGTATTCGAATTCCCACGACCGCTGGTACGAAAAGGACGGCGAAGCCTCCCCGCTCGACCTGCTGAACCCGGTCTACGGCCAGCCCTACACCATGCCGCCGGTCGACTTCGCCACCGACGACAAGGTGCGCCAACTGGGCCTGTACGCGCAGGACCAGCTCCGCTGGGGCCGCTGGACGTTGACGGGCGGCGTGCGCCACGACTGGGCCGACACCTCCTCGAAGGACCTGCTGTCGGGCACGGCCACGCCGCAGCACGACGAGAAGACCACCGCCAAGGGCGGCCTGGTCTATCGCTTCGACAACGGCGTGGCGCCCTACCTCAGCTACTCCGAGTCCTTCCTGCCCAACGTGGGCGCGAATTTCAGCAACACGCCCTACAAGCCCTCCACCGGCAAGCAGTACGAAGTCGGCGTGAAGTACCAGCCGGCCGGCTACAACAGCTTCATGATGGTGTCCGCCTACGACCTGACCCAGCGCAACATGCTGACCACCGATCCGGACCATCCCAATTTCTCGGTGCAGACCGGCGAAGTCCGCGTCAAGGGCATCGAGCTGTCGGGCACGGCCGACCTCACGCAGGGCTGGAAGGTGGTGGGCGCCTACACCTATATGTCGCCCAAGATCACGCGCAACAACGACGGGACGGTGGGCAACCAGCCGCAGGATGTGCCGCGCCACATGGCCAGCCTGTGGCTGGACAAGACGCTGCAGGAAGGCCCGCTGCAAGGCGTGGGGCTCGGCGTCGGCGTGCGCTACATCGGCTCGCGCTACGGCGACAACCAGAACTCGCTGGCGATTCCGGCCGTCACGCTGACCGACGCCGCCTTGCACTACGAGCGCCGCAACTGGCGCTTCGCCATCAACGCCACCAACCTGTTCGACAAGGAATACGTCGGCTCGTGCGAGGGATCGGCCGACGCCTGCCTGTACGGGTTCCGGCGTTCCGTGATGGCGACGGTCGCCTACAAGTGGTGA
- a CDS encoding Bug family tripartite tricarboxylate transporter substrate binding protein: protein MTSIRKHLIRKHLSRALAAIAVGLAACGGAAHAAYPDHPIRLIVPTGAGGITDVLARLVGQHMGSLLGQPVVVENKAGASGVIGSQLVAQSAPDGYTLLFAFPTHVANPSTIKSLPYDTAADFAPIGQVGQVAEILLVNKDSDIHTVADLLKKARASRNRLNYGSVGAGSQGDICTLVFASQAGIKMEAVPYKSEPEMLTALMRNDLQVAFTSPPAALPQIRSGKVRALAVSSAGRLEMLPDVPTVAQAGLKGYDVTGWNGLFAPKGTPRPVIDTLNRALNQALKDPKVAAQFQSLGVPVLGGPPEQLQQAVVRDIAMIKRTLGAVGYTPQ from the coding sequence ATGACTTCGATACGGAAGCACCTGATACGGAAGCACCTATCGCGCGCGCTGGCCGCGATCGCGGTCGGCCTGGCCGCATGCGGCGGCGCGGCGCATGCGGCCTATCCCGACCATCCCATCCGGCTGATCGTGCCGACGGGGGCGGGCGGCATCACGGACGTGCTCGCCCGCCTGGTGGGCCAGCATATGGGAAGCCTGCTGGGGCAGCCCGTCGTCGTGGAAAACAAGGCGGGCGCCAGCGGCGTCATCGGTTCCCAATTGGTGGCGCAGTCCGCGCCGGACGGCTACACCCTGCTGTTCGCGTTTCCGACGCATGTGGCCAATCCCAGCACGATCAAATCCCTGCCCTACGACACGGCGGCCGATTTCGCGCCGATCGGGCAGGTGGGCCAGGTGGCGGAGATCCTGCTGGTCAACAAGGACAGCGATATCCATACCGTCGCCGACCTGCTGAAGAAGGCGCGCGCATCGCGCAACCGGCTCAACTACGGATCGGTGGGCGCGGGCAGCCAGGGCGATATCTGCACGCTGGTGTTCGCGTCGCAGGCGGGCATCAAGATGGAGGCCGTGCCCTACAAGAGCGAGCCGGAAATGCTCACGGCCCTGATGCGCAACGATCTGCAGGTGGCCTTCACCTCGCCGCCCGCCGCGCTGCCGCAGATACGCAGCGGCAAGGTGCGGGCCTTGGCGGTGTCCTCGGCCGGGCGGCTGGAAATGCTGCCGGACGTCCCCACGGTCGCGCAGGCGGGGCTGAAAGGTTATGACGTCACGGGATGGAACGGCCTGTTCGCGCCGAAGGGCACGCCCAGGCCGGTCATCGATACGCTCAACCGCGCCTTGAACCAGGCCTTGAAGGATCCCAAGGTCGCGGCGCAGTTCCAGTCCCTGGGCGTCCCCGTGCTGGGCGGCCCGCCCGAGCAGTTGCAACAGGCGGTCGTGCGCGACATCGCCATGATCAAGCGGACGCTGGGGGCGGTGGGATATACGCCGCAATAA
- a CDS encoding alpha/beta fold hydrolase, which translates to MPFLDLDPDFKPYYEIHDATDPWTRPQTVLFVHGFTESTQAFRAWVPYLSRKYRVVTYDLRGFGRTAPVDSEFRFTTDLYVDDMVRVIGRLAGEPVHVVGFKSGCISTLRLAATRPDLVRSITLACPPMVAPGGADWQPFMEEHGMRAWARKTMPARLGKDAPPSAIDWWTDLMGATSITTARAYLRWVGTTRAGDDMPAVACPALVIMTKLSAQTNAAAGQVPPEVVQQGMPHAEILLLDLDCYHPAASHPDICAPATLAFLQKLA; encoded by the coding sequence ATGCCATTCCTGGATCTTGACCCCGATTTCAAGCCTTATTACGAGATACACGACGCCACGGACCCATGGACGCGTCCGCAGACGGTCCTCTTCGTCCACGGCTTCACGGAAAGCACGCAGGCCTTCCGGGCCTGGGTGCCTTATCTCTCGCGCAAATACCGCGTCGTGACCTATGACCTGCGCGGCTTCGGCAGGACGGCGCCCGTGGACAGCGAATTCAGGTTCACCACGGACCTGTACGTGGACGACATGGTGCGCGTGATCGGCCGGTTGGCGGGGGAGCCGGTGCATGTCGTGGGGTTCAAGAGCGGCTGCATCAGCACCCTGCGGCTGGCGGCCACGCGCCCGGACCTGGTGCGCTCGATCACCTTGGCGTGCCCGCCCATGGTCGCGCCCGGCGGGGCCGACTGGCAGCCCTTCATGGAAGAGCACGGCATGCGGGCCTGGGCCCGCAAGACCATGCCGGCGCGCCTGGGCAAGGATGCGCCGCCGAGCGCCATCGACTGGTGGACGGACCTGATGGGCGCCACCTCCATCACCACCGCGCGCGCCTACCTGCGCTGGGTGGGAACGACGCGGGCCGGCGACGACATGCCGGCCGTCGCATGTCCCGCCCTGGTGATCATGACCAAGCTGTCGGCGCAGACCAACGCGGCCGCCGGGCAGGTGCCCCCCGAGGTCGTGCAGCAGGGGATGCCGCATGCGGAAATCCTGCTGCTGGATCTGGATTGCTACCATCCGGCGGCGTCGCATCCCGATATCTGCGCGCCGGCCACGCTGGCATTCCTGCAGAAGCTGGCTTGA
- a CDS encoding MFS transporter → MKSSENALPAPPARPDTQAVRRATWATMIQFFVNGATFATWGVWIPVLKADFQVSDAVLSLAMLAVSAGAILAMNGVGRWVGRAGSARVLALSGLAYSIMLVIIPWAGYFPLLLVILVLFGMGMAAFDVAMNVQAATVEARLGKPVMSTLHGMFSLGGMAGAGLGGLLMGAGVSLQVHGFAIAGTTVLAALLASSYLLTDAESHAAQGEAAAGGGIPRVLWILGIVAFLGLVCEGAMYDWAAVYMRDVAGAPTAQSGYGYATFATGMAVGRFSADLLRRRFSDEGLMTVSAWLGCLGMTMVIAAPWPAPSLVGFTLMGLGVANLMPFFFLAGAKLPGMSPAAGVAGVARFAYVGMLLGPPLIGGITHATSLRIALALVALTMGWIALAGIRRVCRLA, encoded by the coding sequence ATGAAAAGCAGTGAAAACGCCTTGCCCGCGCCGCCGGCGCGTCCCGACACCCAGGCCGTCCGCCGGGCGACCTGGGCCACCATGATCCAGTTCTTCGTCAACGGCGCGACCTTCGCCACCTGGGGCGTGTGGATCCCGGTGCTCAAGGCCGATTTCCAGGTTTCCGATGCCGTCCTGTCGCTGGCGATGCTCGCCGTGTCGGCCGGCGCCATCCTGGCGATGAACGGCGTCGGCCGCTGGGTGGGACGGGCCGGCAGCGCGCGCGTGCTGGCGCTCAGCGGCCTGGCCTACTCGATCATGCTGGTGATCATCCCGTGGGCGGGGTACTTCCCCTTGCTGCTGGTCATCCTCGTCCTGTTCGGCATGGGCATGGCGGCCTTCGACGTCGCCATGAACGTGCAGGCGGCCACCGTGGAGGCGCGGCTGGGCAAGCCCGTCATGTCCACGCTGCACGGCATGTTCAGCCTGGGCGGCATGGCCGGCGCGGGGCTGGGGGGATTGCTGATGGGGGCGGGCGTATCGCTGCAGGTCCATGGCTTCGCGATTGCCGGGACAACGGTGCTCGCCGCGCTGCTGGCGTCGTCCTATTTGTTGACCGACGCCGAGTCGCATGCGGCGCAGGGCGAGGCCGCCGCCGGCGGCGGGATTCCGCGCGTGCTGTGGATCCTCGGGATCGTGGCCTTTCTCGGCCTGGTGTGCGAAGGCGCCATGTACGACTGGGCCGCCGTCTATATGCGCGACGTGGCCGGCGCGCCGACGGCGCAAAGCGGCTACGGCTACGCGACCTTCGCCACCGGCATGGCGGTGGGCCGCTTCAGCGCGGACCTGCTGCGGCGCCGCTTCAGCGACGAGGGCCTGATGACCGTCAGCGCCTGGCTGGGATGCCTGGGGATGACCATGGTCATCGCCGCGCCGTGGCCGGCGCCCAGCCTGGTGGGCTTCACCTTGATGGGCCTGGGCGTGGCCAACCTGATGCCTTTCTTCTTCCTGGCGGGCGCGAAACTGCCCGGCATGAGCCCGGCGGCCGGCGTCGCCGGCGTGGCGCGTTTCGCCTACGTCGGCATGCTGCTGGGGCCGCCGCTGATCGGCGGCATCACCCACGCGACGTCGCTGCGCATCGCCCTGGCGCTGGTGGCGTTGACGATGGGATGGATCGCGCTGGCGGGGATACGGCGGGTCTGCCGCCTGGCGTGA
- a CDS encoding siderophore-interacting protein → MDHPTQRVRFELKSRRVVVQRTERLTPHMQRIVLAGPDLADFTSLAPDDHVKLFFTEGGQVERRDYTPRRHDAQAQTLTIDFALHDAGPATRWALRAKVGDTLDFGGPRGSMVVEWSYDWWLLIGDETALPAIGRRVEEAPAGTRILTVGIVPGPEDEQRFDTRADHSALWVHRPPAQADDPAPVMQALKSLALPAGEGYVWAAAEAGVAKAIRAYLREEIDHPRAWTKLVGYWKKGQADAHEKFDD, encoded by the coding sequence GTGGATCATCCCACCCAACGCGTCCGTTTCGAATTGAAGAGCCGCCGGGTCGTCGTGCAGCGCACCGAGCGGCTCACTCCCCATATGCAGCGCATCGTCCTTGCCGGCCCGGACCTTGCGGATTTCACCAGCCTGGCCCCGGACGATCACGTCAAGCTCTTCTTCACCGAAGGCGGCCAGGTCGAACGGCGCGACTACACGCCGCGCCGCCACGACGCCCAGGCGCAGACCCTGACCATCGACTTCGCCTTGCACGATGCCGGTCCCGCCACGCGCTGGGCCTTGCGCGCCAAGGTTGGGGACACCCTGGATTTCGGCGGACCGCGCGGGTCCATGGTGGTGGAATGGTCCTACGACTGGTGGCTGCTGATCGGCGACGAAACCGCCCTGCCCGCCATCGGCCGCCGCGTCGAGGAAGCGCCGGCCGGCACGCGCATCCTTACCGTGGGGATCGTGCCGGGGCCGGAGGACGAACAGCGTTTCGATACGCGCGCCGACCACAGCGCGCTATGGGTGCATCGTCCGCCCGCCCAGGCCGACGACCCGGCGCCGGTCATGCAGGCGCTGAAATCGCTGGCGCTACCCGCGGGCGAAGGCTACGTCTGGGCCGCCGCCGAAGCGGGCGTGGCCAAGGCCATCCGTGCCTACCTGCGTGAAGAGATCGATCATCCGCGCGCCTGGACCAAGCTGGTCGGCTACTGGAAGAAGGGCCAGGCGGACGCCCACGAGAAATTCGACGATTGA
- a CDS encoding dihydrodipicolinate synthase family protein: MSATAARALTGVFSPVLTPFDTQGAISPQRFVKHCRWLVDQGVGLSVFGTNSEANSLSVREKQDLLQALLESGIPGDVLMPGTGLCNLPETVALTSHAVQAGCAGVLMLPPFYYKGVSDEGLFRFFSTVIDRVGDDRLRLYVYHIPPVSQVPLSAKLIERLIARHGRIIAGIKDSSGDWNNTQLMLKHFQGPDFSVFAGSETFLLANMRGGGAGCITATGNVNPGAINRLYRTWNEDARAADAQQAALDKTRAIFQSMPIIPAMKRTLADHSGDAAWATVRPPLVELDEAQAAALSSALRADGFTVPNARTLAVD; this comes from the coding sequence ATGTCCGCAACCGCCGCCCGCGCGCTCACCGGCGTATTCTCGCCCGTCCTGACGCCTTTCGACACCCAAGGCGCGATATCCCCCCAGCGCTTCGTCAAACATTGCCGCTGGCTGGTGGACCAGGGCGTGGGCCTGTCGGTGTTCGGCACGAATTCCGAAGCCAATTCCCTGTCGGTGCGGGAAAAACAGGATTTGCTGCAGGCGCTATTGGAATCCGGCATCCCGGGCGACGTGCTGATGCCCGGCACCGGCCTGTGCAATCTGCCGGAAACCGTCGCGCTGACGTCCCATGCGGTGCAAGCCGGCTGCGCCGGCGTGCTGATGCTGCCGCCCTTCTACTACAAGGGCGTCAGCGACGAAGGCCTGTTCCGCTTTTTCTCGACCGTCATCGATCGCGTCGGCGACGACCGGCTGCGCCTGTACGTCTATCACATCCCGCCGGTCAGCCAGGTGCCGCTGTCCGCCAAGCTGATCGAGCGGCTGATCGCGCGCCATGGCCGGATCATTGCCGGCATCAAGGACAGTTCGGGCGACTGGAACAACACCCAGCTCATGCTGAAGCATTTCCAAGGCCCGGATTTCAGCGTCTTCGCCGGCAGCGAGACCTTCCTGCTGGCGAATATGCGGGGCGGCGGCGCGGGGTGCATCACGGCCACGGGCAATGTCAATCCCGGCGCCATCAACCGCCTCTACCGCACGTGGAATGAAGACGCCCGGGCGGCCGACGCGCAACAGGCCGCATTGGACAAGACCCGCGCCATCTTCCAGTCCATGCCCATCATTCCCGCGATGAAGCGGACCCTGGCCGACCATTCGGGCGACGCCGCCTGGGCGACCGTGCGGCCCCCGCTGGTGGAACTGGACGAGGCCCAGGCCGCCGCCTTGTCCTCAGCCTTGCGGGCGGACGGGTTTACCGTCCCGAATGCCAGGACGCTGGCGGTGGATTAA
- a CDS encoding alpha-hydroxy acid oxidase, which translates to MGRRLAACLNLDDFEAQARRRLPRPIFGYIHAAAEDRHAHDGNRAAFRKHRLVTRVLVDATARSPAVALFGVRYAQPFGLAPVGLSALYTYRGDCVLAEVAARRGIPMVMSASSLIPMETVARVNPAAWFQAYVPGDRARMDALLARILKAGFRTLVVTVDTPAYPNKEAYARSGFTSPLAPSLALAWQGLAHPAWTVGTFLRTLLRHGMPHFENNYATRGVAIIARNVERSFADRGNYGWDHLARIRAAWPHTLVVKGVLDPRDAVLARDAGADGIIVSNHGGRQLDDAAAPLDMLPEILRACPGLPVMLDGGVRRGTDVLKAYALGAAFVFVGRPFAYAAATGGRAGVERAVDLLAAEVDRDMVMMGVGRVADIGPDCLRPAS; encoded by the coding sequence ATGGGCCGACGACTCGCCGCGTGCCTGAACCTGGACGATTTCGAGGCGCAGGCGCGGCGCCGCCTGCCCCGGCCGATCTTCGGCTATATCCATGCCGCCGCCGAGGACCGGCACGCGCATGACGGCAATCGCGCGGCCTTTCGCAAGCATCGCCTGGTCACGCGCGTGCTGGTGGACGCGACCGCGCGCAGCCCGGCGGTGGCGCTCTTCGGCGTGCGCTACGCGCAGCCGTTTGGCCTGGCGCCGGTCGGGCTGAGCGCGCTCTACACCTATCGCGGCGATTGCGTGCTGGCCGAGGTGGCGGCCCGGCGCGGCATTCCCATGGTGATGAGCGCGTCGTCCCTGATCCCCATGGAAACGGTGGCGCGCGTCAATCCCGCCGCCTGGTTCCAGGCCTATGTGCCGGGCGACCGCGCCCGGATGGACGCGCTGCTCGCGCGCATCCTGAAAGCCGGATTCCGCACCCTGGTCGTCACCGTCGATACGCCGGCCTATCCCAACAAGGAGGCCTACGCGCGCAGCGGCTTCACGAGCCCGCTGGCGCCGTCGCTGGCCCTGGCGTGGCAGGGCCTGGCCCATCCCGCCTGGACGGTGGGCACCTTCCTGCGCACCTTGCTGCGGCACGGCATGCCGCATTTCGAGAACAACTATGCGACCCGCGGCGTGGCCATCATCGCGCGCAACGTCGAGCGCAGCTTCGCCGACCGCGGCAATTACGGCTGGGACCACCTGGCGCGGATCCGCGCGGCGTGGCCGCATACGCTGGTCGTCAAGGGCGTGCTCGATCCGCGCGACGCCGTGCTGGCGCGCGACGCCGGCGCGGACGGCATCATCGTCTCCAACCATGGCGGGCGCCAGCTCGACGATGCCGCCGCCCCTTTGGACATGCTGCCCGAGATCCTGCGCGCCTGTCCGGGCTTGCCCGTGATGCTGGACGGCGGCGTGCGCCGGGGGACGGACGTGCTCAAGGCCTATGCCCTGGGCGCCGCCTTCGTCTTCGTCGGCCGCCCCTTCGCCTATGCCGCCGCGACGGGGGGCCGGGCCGGCGTCGAACGCGCCGTCGACCTGCTGGCCGCCGAAGTGGACCGGGATATGGTAATGATGGGAGTAGGACGGGTCGCCGACATCGGGCCCGACTGCCTACGGCCGGCGTCGTGA
- a CDS encoding LysR family transcriptional regulator, which translates to MDTRYLQSFVAICDHGSFAEAARYLNLTPAALAARIRTLEEEIGTSLLTRAGRVARPTEAGVRIMDRVRAMLKDARSIQAIANNDEQLGELRLGVATSTLAELTPQLLKRLYRLHPTLRIYVESGASTYLYNRVVSRDIDAAIMAEPVHASPKGFKWMLLKEERLVLIAPPSMKGADPDHLLATQPFLRFDRTLRGGQAVETYLRRHGIRPQERLEIDTLVTIAYLVRDGVGISLVPDWSPGWLESLGLARMVLPEAAPMRRMGVFWDANGVSAGMVKTLLEETRHLPV; encoded by the coding sequence ATGGACACACGCTACCTGCAGAGTTTTGTGGCCATCTGTGACCACGGATCTTTCGCGGAGGCGGCGCGATACCTGAACCTGACGCCCGCGGCGCTGGCGGCGCGCATCAGGACGCTGGAGGAGGAGATCGGCACGTCCCTGCTGACCCGCGCGGGCCGGGTGGCGCGGCCGACGGAGGCGGGCGTGCGCATCATGGACCGGGTGCGCGCGATGTTGAAGGATGCGCGGTCCATACAGGCCATCGCCAACAACGACGAACAACTGGGCGAGCTGCGCCTGGGCGTGGCGACGTCCACCCTGGCGGAATTGACGCCGCAATTGCTCAAGCGCCTGTACCGCCTGCATCCCACGCTGAGGATATACGTGGAGTCCGGGGCGTCGACGTATCTCTACAACCGGGTCGTCTCGCGCGATATCGACGCCGCCATCATGGCCGAACCGGTGCATGCCTCGCCCAAGGGGTTCAAATGGATGCTGCTGAAGGAGGAGCGGCTGGTCCTGATCGCGCCGCCGTCCATGAAGGGCGCGGATCCCGATCACCTGCTGGCGACGCAGCCCTTCCTGCGTTTCGACCGCACCCTGCGCGGCGGGCAGGCGGTGGAGACGTATCTGCGGCGCCACGGGATACGGCCGCAGGAGCGATTGGAGATCGATACGCTGGTGACCATCGCTTATCTGGTGCGGGACGGCGTGGGAATTTCGCTGGTGCCGGATTGGTCGCCCGGATGGCTGGAAAGCCTGGGCCTGGCGCGCATGGTCCTGCCGGAAGCCGCGCCGATGCGCAGGATGGGCGTGTTCTGGGACGCCAACGGCGTGAGCGCGGGGATGGTGAAGACCCTGCTGGAAGAGACGCGGCATTTGCCCGTTTGA